In Pyricularia oryzae 70-15 chromosome 2, whole genome shotgun sequence, one genomic interval encodes:
- a CDS encoding oxidoreductase ucpA, giving the protein MCVLTPNCYEYDEYCVNLWLHFFFFLDSWLESDLAFDIPCKHTSCFEISKFLARQRRNLDPEPCLGFSTPGQNTHQAITHEGPCILSPHQGLLPPAKLSSTRIKQQKKMPPTNLLAGKTAIITGGTTGIGRSIALEFLRQGCSVAVNHLGLESDRAHLESLVAEAEAISSSSATAGRLTHLPGDVREPATGTALVSHALTALSSSRLDICVSNAGICTFAEFLDLDAALYDKTARTNLDGCFYVVQAAARQMARGQTPPGGSIIGVSSISALVGGGLQTHYTPTKAGVLSLMQSTAVALGRYGIRCNSLLPGTVRTQLNEEDLRDDKKREYMEGRIPLGRTGEPKDLAGPAVFLACEELSGYVTGAQLLVDGGLFVNLQ; this is encoded by the coding sequence ATGTGTGTGTTGACCCCGAATTGTTACGAATATGATGAGTATTGTGTGAATTTGTGgctgcatttttttttctttttggacaGTTGGCTAGAATCAGATCTAGCCTTTGATATTCCTTGTAAACATACATCTTGTTTCGAAATTTCGAAATTTCTCGCTCGCCAGAGGAGAAACCTTGACCCTGAACCTTGCTTGGGCTTTAGCACGCCCGGTCAGAATACACACCAAGCCATCACTCACGAGGGGCCCTGTATTCTTTCCCCACACCAAGGACTGCTGCCACCTGCCAAGCTCTCATCAACCCGAattaaacaacaaaaaaaaatgcctCCAACAAACCTCCTCGCAGGCAAGACGGCCATCATCACCGGCGGCACAACAGGCATCGGCCGCTCCATCGCCCTCGAGTTCCTCCGGCAGGGCTGCAGCGTCGCCGTGAACCACCTGGGGCTGGAGAGCGACCGCGCACACCTCGAGTCCCtcgtcgccgaggccgaggccatctCGTCCTCCTCCGCCACGGCCGGGCGCCTAACGCACCTGCCGGGCGACGTGCGCGAGCCCGCGACCGGCACGGCGCTGGTGTCGCACGcgctgacggccttgagCTCGTCGCGGCTCGACATATGCGTCAGCAACGCGGGCATCTGCACGTTTGCCGAgttcctggacctggacgcGGCGCTGTACGACAAGACGGCGCGCACCAACCTCGACGGGTGCTTCTACGTGGtgcaggcggcggcgcggcagATGGCGAGGGGCCAGACGCCGCCGGGAGGGTCCATCATCGGCGTCTCGTCCATCTCGGCcctcgtcggcggcgggctgCAGACCCACTACACGCCCACCAAGGCCGGCGTGCTGTCGCTGATGCAGTCCACCGCCGTCGCGCTGGGCAGGTACGGCATCAGGTGCAACTCCCTGCTGCCGGGCACCGTGCGGACGCAGCTCAACGAGGAGGACCTGCGCGACGACAAGAAGAGGGAGTACATGGAGGGCAGGATACCGCTCGGGAGGACCGGGGAGCCAAAGGACCTGGCGGGCCCGGCGGTGTTTTTGGCTTGTGAAGAGCTCAGTGGCTACGTCACGGGCGCGCAGCTGCTTGTCGATGGAGGGTTGTTTGTGAATCTTCAATGA